The Natrinema caseinilyticum genomic sequence ACGATCGTCTCGAGGCGGTCCGGATTCCCCGGCAGGAGGACGGTGTCCGCGACGTCGTCGGGGCCGATCTCGAGGTGGTACTGTACGTCCGCGTTCGGGTCTTCGCTGTCGCGAGGCATCGGCTGTCGGCGGTTCGATTCGCCATCGTATATAAATGCGGGGCCCGAATAGTGCTCGTATGGCACGGGGGACGCTCGCGGACACCTACGTCGCTGCCATTCAGCATGACCTGGTCAATCTGCCCGCGGACGCGACCCGCGTCGGCGTCGTGCGGCGGCCGACGTCGTGGTTTCACGCGGCGGTCGACGAGAACCGACCCGAACTCGGCCCGCCCGAACCACTGCTCGAGTCGATGCGCGACCGCGAGGAGGAGATGAAGATGCAGGGACTCTGCGAGGCGGGGGCGCACAACGCCGCCTGGGATCAGGTCGGATTCGAGGAGGCGTACCGGGAGCACCTCGAGACGGAAGCCGACGCGCGAGCGGCGCTCGCGGCGCTCGACGACAGACTGGCGTCCGGCGAGTCGCTGGCACTGGTCTGTTACGAGAACACCGAGAAGAAACGGTGTCACCGGACGGTTCTCCGGGAGGTGCTCGAGGAACGCGAATGACGAACTTGGCCGGTGGTCGTACGGATTTCGGACGGGACGGTCGTCTCGGGACCCCGGAATCACGTGTGGCAGACCCGAGAGAACGGCGGGACGGACCGCGTCCACGGAGGTGAAAACGTGACTGCACCGAGCGAAGAGACGGCCACAGACGGCGAGACCACCGATCGCGAGGAGACTGACGAACGCGGGTCGCCCGCGGACGCGTTCGCCGCGCTCAGCGATCCGCTTCGCGTCTCTATCCTCCGGGAGCTGAGCGCTCACCACCGGACGACCGGCGAGGAGGCCGTCGGATTCGCCGACCTACGCCGACGAGTCGGCGTCAGGGATTCGGGTCGGTTTCGGTACCACCTCAACGAGCTCCGCGACCGGTTCGTCGAAAAGTCCGAGGCCGGCTACCGACTCACCCACGCCGGCGTCCAGATCGTGGCCGCGATCCTGGCGGGGACCTACACCGCGGACGTGTCGATGGGCCCGACCGAACTCGACAGCGAGTGTTCGGCCTGCGGGCGACGGGCGTTCGCGACGTGCGAGGACGGCCGCTGTCGCGTCACCTGTCCAAACGACCACGCCCTCTTCCAGTGGAGCGTCCCCCCGAACGCCACCGTCGGTGCAACCC encodes the following:
- a CDS encoding DUF488 family protein → MARGTLADTYVAAIQHDLVNLPADATRVGVVRRPTSWFHAAVDENRPELGPPEPLLESMRDREEEMKMQGLCEAGAHNAAWDQVGFEEAYREHLETEADARAALAALDDRLASGESLALVCYENTEKKRCHRTVLREVLEERE
- a CDS encoding ArsR/SmtB family transcription factor gives rise to the protein MTAPSEETATDGETTDREETDERGSPADAFAALSDPLRVSILRELSAHHRTTGEEAVGFADLRRRVGVRDSGRFRYHLNELRDRFVEKSEAGYRLTHAGVQIVAAILAGTYTADVSMGPTELDSECSACGRRAFATCEDGRCRVTCPNDHALFQWSVPPNATVGATLPEIVDLAEVLAFQAIEQALIGVCPKCYDPIETRIVTNGPPRPILRAVCDTCGARIVGPAEFCLLVDPDVTAFCRRHGLTLRDDHVWEFPFVRDDAGVTVVDQDPPRLEVDVSLGGETLSVSVDERGHVLEIDPSDET